One segment of Pontibacter akesuensis DNA contains the following:
- a CDS encoding SDR family NAD(P)-dependent oxidoreductase: MTKLRNSTILITGGASGIGLLLGQQGLLRGARRLIIWDINPQTLQQVTQQLTAQGHEVHAFVVDVASPDAVEATAQQVISTIGVPDVLFNNAGIVVGKLFAEHSYAEIQRTLDINVLGVMTVARAFLPAMLQRGSGHIVNIASAAGLIPNPRMSVYAASKWAVLGWSESLRLELEALRQDLHVTTVTPSYIDTGMFAGVKAPLLTPILKPEAITEAILAAVEKNKAILRRPALVHLLPLLRGVLPARLFDTIVGRGFRVYTSMDKFAGRPATTAVPAQPEEDTTNT, translated from the coding sequence ATGACAAAGCTCAGGAACAGTACCATACTTATTACCGGGGGCGCCTCTGGCATCGGGCTGCTGCTGGGCCAGCAGGGCCTGCTCCGCGGTGCCCGGCGCCTCATTATCTGGGACATTAACCCGCAAACGCTGCAACAGGTTACGCAGCAACTGACTGCGCAGGGCCACGAGGTGCATGCCTTCGTGGTGGATGTAGCCAGCCCGGATGCAGTGGAAGCGACAGCCCAGCAGGTGATTTCCACCATCGGGGTGCCGGATGTGCTTTTCAACAATGCGGGTATCGTGGTGGGCAAGCTGTTTGCAGAACACTCCTATGCCGAGATACAGCGCACCCTCGATATAAATGTACTCGGCGTGATGACGGTGGCCCGCGCTTTTCTGCCCGCCATGCTCCAGCGCGGCAGCGGCCACATTGTGAACATTGCCTCGGCGGCAGGCCTGATTCCGAACCCGCGCATGAGTGTGTACGCCGCCAGCAAATGGGCGGTGCTGGGCTGGTCGGAGAGCCTGAGGCTGGAACTGGAGGCGCTGCGGCAGGACCTGCACGTTACCACCGTTACCCCCAGTTACATCGACACGGGCATGTTCGCGGGCGTAAAAGCGCCCCTGCTCACGCCTATCCTCAAACCTGAGGCCATTACCGAAGCCATACTTGCCGCGGTGGAGAAAAACAAAGCTATCCTGCGGCGGCCCGCCCTCGTGCACCTGCTGCCCCTGCTGCGCGGCGTGCTGCCAGCCCGGCTCTTTGATACCATCGTAGGACGCGGATTTCGCGTATACACCTCTATGGACAAGTTTGCAGGGCGCCCGGCTACAACCGCTGTTCCAGCACAACCAGAAGAAGACACCACCAACACCTAA